In the genome of Streptomyces racemochromogenes, one region contains:
- a CDS encoding ABC transporter family substrate-binding protein, with product MTQRRRRSLALLTSGVLALPLLAGCGAGEDEGGPAAAGPDIAATVREQVADGGVLRWAVDALPETLNAFQADADATTSRIAGAVLPQLFTLDAKGRPVANPDYLEKAEVVEREPKQVVLYKLNQQAVWSDGREIGAADFVAQWRALNGKDSAYWTARNAGYDRIEKIERGKNDLEVKVTFVRPYADWRSLFSPLYPKQVMGTPEAFNEGARGALKVTAGPFGLGAIDKKTGTAALTRNPRWWGRPAKLDTLVLTAVPRAGRPAALAAGKVDLAEIDRSGADRIALAHRDAGQVDGTHGPGAALTPAQATLSWALAHGADEAKAKEEQETRQKNADAVKQYAQEQSALRGFTVRKSLEPAYTQLAMNGASGPLSDERVRRAVARALDRKTLAEIVLKPLGLPAKPVGSHLALAGQQAYADNSDALGGQDTQAAQALLADAGWRKGGKLNEPAKAGAESAESAQDDSKTRAGAKPGPGDGTGDDGLYIVGDDDGRNGDLRSATADLGLRRTRPGLPGAPAAGLRVLPQTPVRGFGADPADGIASFGRADGPSAALAPASLAAQQEHVLLAQAETLAKGAAAAAGDAKAPAEGEEAREDGDAKEPAAGASPAPVQAPAKQARTSGAMLAKDGKPLSLRFVLPAGPGSEALRSVGERISQMLQKIGISTEIKKVADESFFKDHVASGQYDLALYSWPATAFPATDARPIFAKPEPAADGSLLVEQNYTRVGTDHIDQLFDQAAGELDEAQARELMRKADARIWAAAGSIPLYQRPELVAAKPGLANAGAFGLGTPRYQDIGWKKPTAAKGAKEGEKK from the coding sequence ATGACCCAGAGAAGGCGCAGGTCCTTGGCGCTCCTCACCTCGGGAGTCCTCGCACTGCCGCTCCTCGCGGGCTGCGGCGCGGGCGAGGACGAGGGCGGCCCGGCCGCCGCGGGCCCGGACATCGCGGCGACCGTCCGCGAACAGGTCGCCGACGGCGGCGTGCTGCGGTGGGCCGTGGACGCCCTGCCGGAGACGCTGAACGCCTTCCAGGCCGACGCGGACGCGACCACCAGCCGGATCGCCGGCGCGGTCCTGCCCCAGCTGTTCACCCTGGACGCCAAGGGCCGGCCGGTGGCCAATCCGGACTACCTGGAGAAGGCCGAGGTCGTCGAGCGCGAGCCCAAGCAGGTCGTCCTGTACAAGCTGAACCAGCAGGCGGTGTGGAGCGACGGCCGCGAGATCGGCGCCGCCGACTTCGTCGCCCAGTGGCGGGCCCTGAACGGCAAGGACTCGGCGTACTGGACCGCCCGCAACGCCGGCTACGACCGGATCGAGAAGATCGAGCGCGGCAAGAACGACCTGGAGGTCAAGGTCACCTTCGTCAGGCCGTACGCCGACTGGCGCTCCCTGTTCAGCCCGCTCTACCCCAAGCAGGTCATGGGCACCCCGGAGGCCTTCAACGAGGGCGCCCGCGGCGCCCTCAAGGTCACCGCCGGGCCCTTCGGCCTCGGGGCGATCGACAAGAAGACCGGCACCGCGGCGCTGACCCGCAACCCGCGCTGGTGGGGCCGGCCCGCGAAGCTCGACACCCTCGTGCTGACGGCGGTGCCCCGGGCGGGCCGGCCGGCGGCGCTGGCCGCTGGGAAGGTCGATCTGGCCGAGATCGACCGCTCGGGCGCCGACCGGATCGCCCTCGCCCACCGGGACGCCGGCCAGGTCGACGGCACGCACGGCCCGGGCGCCGCGCTCACCCCCGCGCAGGCCACCCTCTCGTGGGCGCTGGCCCACGGCGCCGACGAGGCCAAGGCGAAGGAGGAGCAGGAGACCCGCCAGAAGAACGCCGACGCCGTCAAGCAGTACGCGCAGGAGCAGTCGGCGCTGCGCGGCTTCACGGTCCGCAAGTCGCTGGAGCCCGCCTACACGCAGCTGGCGATGAACGGGGCCTCCGGCCCGCTGTCGGACGAGCGCGTCCGCCGGGCCGTCGCCCGCGCCCTGGACCGCAAGACGCTGGCCGAGATCGTCCTCAAGCCGCTCGGTCTGCCGGCGAAGCCGGTCGGCAGCCACCTGGCGCTGGCCGGGCAGCAGGCGTACGCCGACAACAGCGACGCCCTCGGCGGCCAGGACACCCAGGCGGCGCAGGCCCTGCTCGCGGACGCGGGCTGGCGCAAGGGCGGCAAGCTGAACGAGCCGGCGAAGGCGGGGGCCGAGAGCGCCGAGAGCGCGCAGGACGACTCCAAGACCCGGGCGGGCGCCAAGCCCGGGCCGGGCGACGGCACCGGCGACGACGGCCTGTACATCGTGGGCGACGACGACGGGCGCAACGGCGACCTGCGCTCGGCCACCGCCGACCTGGGACTGCGCCGGACCCGTCCGGGCCTGCCCGGTGCCCCCGCCGCGGGGCTGCGCGTCCTGCCGCAGACGCCGGTGCGCGGCTTCGGGGCGGACCCGGCCGACGGCATCGCCTCCTTCGGCCGCGCGGACGGGCCCTCGGCGGCCCTGGCCCCGGCCTCCCTCGCCGCGCAGCAGGAGCACGTCCTGCTGGCCCAGGCGGAGACCCTCGCGAAGGGGGCCGCCGCGGCCGCGGGCGACGCCAAGGCCCCGGCGGAGGGCGAGGAGGCCAGGGAGGACGGTGACGCGAAGGAGCCCGCCGCGGGCGCCAGCCCGGCCCCCGTGCAGGCTCCCGCCAAGCAGGCCCGTACCTCGGGGGCGATGCTCGCGAAGGACGGCAAGCCGCTCAGCCTGCGCTTCGTGCTCCCGGCGGGGCCGGGATCCGAGGCCCTGCGCTCGGTCGGCGAGCGGATCTCCCAGATGCTCCAGAAGATCGGCATCAGCACGGAGATCAAGAAGGTGGCCGACGAGAGCTTCTTCAAGGACCACGTCGCCTCGGGCCAGTACGACCTGGCCCTGTACTCGTGGCCGGCGACGGCCTTCCCGGCCACCGACGCCCGGCCGATCTTCGCCAAGCCGGAGCCGGCCGCCGACGGCTCGCTCCTCGTCGAACAGAACTACACCCGGGTCGGTACCGACCACATCGACCAGCTGTTCGACCAGGCGGCCGGCGAGCTGGACGAGGCGCAGGCCCGCGAGCTGATGCGCAAGGCGGACGCCCGCATCTGGGCGGCGGCCGGCTCCATCCCGCTCTACCAGCGTCCCGAGCTGGTCGCGGCCAAGCCGGGCCTGGCCAATGCCGGGGCCTTCGGCCTGGGGACGCCCCGCTACCAGGACATCGGCTGGAAGAAGCCGACGGCCGCCAAGGGCGCCAAGGAGGGCGAGAAGAAGTAG
- a CDS encoding fumarate reductase/succinate dehydrogenase flavoprotein subunit, which yields MAQVERQQWDVVVVGAGGAGLRAAIEARERGARTAVICKSLFGKAHTVMAEGGIAAAMGNVNEGDGWQVHFRDTMRGGKFLNQWRMAELHAKEAPDRVWELETWGALFDRTPDGRISQRNFGGHEYPRLAHVGDRTGLELIRTLQQKIVQLQQEDFGEYGDHEARLKVFQECTVTRVLKDRGPQGGERVAGTFCYERETGRFFVLEAPAVVLATGGIGKSFKTTSNSWEYTGDGHALALLAGAPLLNMEFVQFHPTGMVWPPSVKGILVTESVRGDGGVLRNSEGERFMFDYVPDVFKEKYAESEEEGDRWYEDPDHNRRPPELLPRDEVARAINSEVKAGRGSPHGGVFLDVSTRMPAEKIKRRLPSMYHQFKELADVDITAEPMEVGPTCHYVMGGIAVDSDTAATVGVPGLFAAGEVAGGMHGSNRLGGNSLSDLLVFGRRAGLHAAEHAAAAGAVRAAVSQAEIDAAAAEALAPFHAADGAENPYTLHQELQTAMNDLVGIIRREGEMAEALERLAALRVRAARAGVEGHRQFNPGWHLALDLRNMLLVSECVARAALERTESRGGHTREDCPAMERRWRPVNLLCRPVDPPPADPAAARITLERVRTEPIRPDLLALFEKEELAKYLAEEELHW from the coding sequence ATGGCTCAAGTGGAACGGCAGCAGTGGGACGTGGTCGTGGTCGGTGCCGGCGGTGCCGGGTTGCGGGCCGCGATCGAGGCCCGCGAGCGGGGCGCCCGTACGGCCGTGATCTGCAAGTCCCTCTTCGGCAAGGCCCACACGGTGATGGCGGAGGGCGGCATCGCCGCCGCCATGGGCAACGTCAACGAGGGCGACGGCTGGCAGGTCCACTTCCGCGACACCATGCGCGGCGGCAAGTTCCTCAACCAGTGGCGGATGGCCGAGCTGCACGCCAAGGAGGCCCCCGACCGGGTCTGGGAGCTGGAGACCTGGGGCGCCCTCTTCGACCGCACGCCCGACGGCCGGATCTCCCAGCGCAACTTCGGCGGGCACGAGTACCCGCGCCTCGCGCACGTCGGCGACCGCACCGGCCTGGAACTGATCCGCACCCTCCAACAGAAGATCGTCCAGCTCCAGCAGGAGGACTTCGGGGAGTACGGGGACCACGAGGCACGGCTCAAGGTCTTCCAGGAGTGCACGGTCACGCGGGTGTTGAAGGATCGCGGCCCCCAGGGCGGGGAGAGGGTTGCGGGGACCTTCTGCTACGAGCGCGAGACCGGCCGCTTCTTCGTCCTGGAGGCCCCCGCCGTCGTCCTGGCCACGGGCGGGATCGGCAAGTCCTTCAAGACCACCTCCAACTCCTGGGAGTACACCGGCGACGGCCACGCGCTGGCCCTGCTCGCCGGAGCCCCCCTGCTCAACATGGAGTTCGTCCAGTTCCACCCCACGGGCATGGTCTGGCCGCCCTCGGTGAAGGGCATCCTCGTCACCGAATCCGTGCGCGGCGACGGCGGGGTGCTGCGCAACTCCGAGGGCGAGCGCTTCATGTTCGACTACGTCCCGGACGTCTTCAAGGAGAAGTACGCCGAGTCGGAGGAGGAGGGCGACCGCTGGTACGAGGACCCCGACCACAACCGGCGCCCGCCCGAGCTGCTCCCCCGCGACGAGGTGGCCCGCGCCATCAACTCCGAGGTGAAGGCCGGCCGCGGCTCCCCGCACGGCGGAGTGTTCCTCGACGTGTCCACCCGGATGCCGGCCGAGAAGATCAAACGCCGGCTGCCGTCCATGTACCACCAGTTCAAGGAGCTGGCGGACGTGGACATCACCGCCGAGCCCATGGAGGTCGGCCCGACCTGCCACTACGTGATGGGCGGTATCGCGGTCGACTCCGACACCGCCGCCACCGTCGGCGTACCGGGCCTGTTCGCCGCCGGCGAGGTCGCCGGCGGCATGCACGGCTCGAACCGGCTGGGCGGCAACTCCCTCTCCGACCTGCTGGTCTTCGGCCGGCGTGCCGGACTGCACGCGGCGGAGCACGCCGCGGCCGCGGGTGCCGTACGGGCCGCCGTCTCCCAGGCGGAGATCGACGCGGCGGCCGCCGAGGCCCTCGCCCCGTTCCACGCCGCCGACGGCGCGGAGAACCCGTACACCCTCCACCAGGAGCTCCAGACGGCAATGAACGACCTGGTCGGCATCATCCGCCGCGAGGGCGAGATGGCCGAGGCCCTGGAGCGGCTGGCGGCCCTGCGCGTACGCGCCGCCCGCGCCGGGGTCGAGGGGCACCGGCAGTTCAACCCGGGCTGGCACCTGGCGCTGGACCTGCGCAACATGCTGCTGGTCAGCGAGTGCGTGGCCCGCGCCGCCCTGGAGCGCACCGAGAGCCGCGGCGGGCACACCCGCGAGGACTGCCCGGCGATGGAACGGCGGTGGCGGCCGGTGAACCTGCTGTGCCGGCCGGTCGATCCGCCCCCCGCCGACCCCGCCGCGGCGCGGATCACGCTGGAACGGGTCCGCACCGAGCCGATCCGCCCCGACCTGCTCGCGCTCTTCGAGAAGGAAGAACTGGCCAAGTACCTCGCCGAAGAGGAGCTGCACTGGTGA
- the typA gene encoding translational GTPase TypA, translated as MPTRHDIRNVAIVAHVDHGKTTIVDAMLKQAGAFAAHQQLDDRMMDSNDLEREKGITILAKNTAVKYHPKDGGAPITINIIDTPGHADFGGEVERGLSMVDAVVLLVDASEGPLPQTRFVLRKALQQRKPVILCINKTDRPDSRIDEVVNETYDLFLDLDADEDQIEFPIVYACGRDGIASLTKPEDGTVPADSENLEPFFSTILEHVPAPTYDEEAPLQAHVTNLDADNFLGRIALLRVEQGELRKGQTVAWIKRDGTISNVRITELMMTEALTRKPAEVAGPGDICAVAGIPEIMIGETLADPENPIALPLITVDEPAISMVIGTNTSPMVGRGGSGKGADAKAAVKDRKVTARQVKDRLDRELIGNVSLRVLDTERPDAWEVQGRGELALAILVEQMRREGFELTIGKPQVVTKEVDGKTYEPVERMTIDVPEEHMGAVTQLMGVRKGRMDNMSNHGSGWVRMEFVVPSRGLIGFRTEFLTQTRGTGIGHSIHEGHEPWFGQLVTRNNGSLVADRAGAVTAFAMTNLQERGVLFTDPGTEVYEGMIVGENSRADDMDVNITKEKKLTNMRSSSADTFEAIVPPRKLSLEQSLEFCRDDECVEVTPEAVRIRKVVLDQKERSRTASRAKSAK; from the coding sequence GTGCCCACGCGCCACGACATCCGTAACGTCGCCATCGTCGCCCACGTCGACCATGGCAAGACGACCATCGTCGATGCCATGCTCAAGCAGGCCGGTGCCTTCGCCGCCCACCAGCAGCTCGACGACCGCATGATGGACTCGAACGACCTGGAGCGTGAGAAGGGCATCACGATCCTCGCCAAGAACACGGCGGTGAAGTACCACCCCAAGGACGGCGGGGCCCCGATCACGATCAACATCATCGACACCCCCGGCCACGCCGACTTCGGTGGCGAGGTCGAGCGCGGTCTGTCGATGGTGGACGCGGTCGTCCTCCTGGTGGACGCCTCCGAGGGTCCGCTGCCCCAGACCCGCTTCGTGCTCCGCAAGGCCCTCCAGCAGCGGAAGCCCGTCATCCTCTGCATCAACAAGACGGACCGCCCGGACTCCCGTATCGACGAGGTCGTCAACGAGACGTACGACCTCTTCCTCGACCTGGACGCCGACGAGGACCAGATCGAGTTCCCGATCGTCTACGCCTGCGGCCGTGACGGCATCGCCTCGCTGACCAAGCCGGAGGACGGCACCGTCCCCGCCGACAGCGAGAACCTGGAGCCGTTCTTCTCCACCATCCTGGAGCACGTCCCGGCCCCGACCTACGACGAAGAGGCCCCCCTCCAGGCCCACGTCACCAACCTGGACGCCGACAACTTCCTCGGCCGCATCGCGCTGCTCCGCGTCGAGCAGGGCGAGCTGCGCAAGGGCCAGACCGTCGCGTGGATCAAGCGTGACGGCACGATCTCCAACGTCCGCATCACCGAGCTGATGATGACCGAGGCGCTCACCCGCAAGCCCGCCGAGGTGGCCGGCCCCGGTGACATCTGTGCCGTCGCCGGTATTCCCGAGATCATGATCGGCGAGACCCTGGCCGACCCGGAGAACCCGATCGCGCTGCCGCTCATCACGGTGGACGAGCCGGCCATCTCCATGGTCATCGGCACCAACACCTCCCCGATGGTCGGCCGCGGCGGCTCCGGCAAGGGCGCGGACGCGAAGGCCGCGGTCAAGGACCGCAAGGTCACCGCCCGCCAGGTCAAGGACCGTCTGGACCGTGAGCTGATCGGCAACGTCTCGCTGCGCGTCCTGGACACCGAGCGCCCGGACGCCTGGGAGGTGCAGGGCCGCGGTGAGCTGGCGCTGGCCATCCTGGTCGAGCAGATGCGCCGCGAGGGCTTCGAGCTGACCATCGGCAAGCCGCAGGTCGTCACCAAGGAGGTCGACGGCAAGACGTACGAGCCCGTCGAGCGCATGACGATCGACGTGCCCGAGGAGCACATGGGCGCCGTCACGCAGCTCATGGGCGTCCGCAAGGGCCGCATGGACAACATGTCGAACCACGGCTCCGGCTGGGTCCGCATGGAGTTCGTCGTCCCGTCCCGCGGCCTCATCGGCTTCCGCACGGAGTTCCTGACCCAGACCCGCGGCACCGGCATCGGCCACTCGATCCACGAGGGCCACGAGCCGTGGTTCGGCCAGCTGGTCACCCGCAACAACGGCTCCCTGGTCGCCGACCGCGCCGGTGCGGTCACCGCGTTCGCGATGACCAACCTGCAGGAGCGCGGCGTGCTGTTCACCGACCCCGGCACCGAGGTGTACGAGGGCATGATCGTCGGCGAGAACTCGCGCGCCGACGACATGGACGTGAACATCACCAAGGAGAAGAAGCTCACGAACATGCGCTCCTCCTCCGCCGACACCTTCGAGGCGATCGTCCCGCCGCGCAAGCTCTCCCTGGAGCAGTCCCTGGAGTTCTGCCGCGACGACGAGTGCGTCGAGGTGACCCCGGAGGCCGTGCGCATCCGCAAGGTCGTCCTGGACCAGAAGGAGCGCTCGCGCACCGCGTCGCGCGCCAAGTCGGCCAAGTAG
- a CDS encoding succinate dehydrogenase/fumarate reductase iron-sulfur subunit: MTTYEARFRVWRGDAEGGGLRDFTVEVHDGEVVLDIVHRLQATQAGDLAVRWNCKAGKCGSCSAEINGRPRLMCMTRMSVFGRDETVTITPLRAFPVIRDLVTDVSFNYAKAREVPAFVPPPGVAAGEYRMQQVDVERSQEFRKCIECFLCQDTCHVVRDHEENKTVFAGPRFLMRVAELDMHPLDAAADAGLDRKRTAQEEHGLGYCNITKCCTEVCPEGIKITDNALIPLKERAVDRKYDPLVWLGNKIRRRSASDPR; encoded by the coding sequence GTGACGACATACGAGGCACGCTTCCGGGTCTGGCGGGGCGACGCGGAGGGCGGGGGCCTGCGGGACTTCACCGTCGAGGTGCACGACGGCGAGGTGGTCCTGGACATCGTGCACCGGCTCCAGGCGACCCAGGCCGGCGACCTCGCGGTCCGCTGGAACTGCAAGGCGGGCAAGTGCGGCTCGTGCAGCGCGGAGATCAACGGCCGGCCGCGGCTGATGTGCATGACGCGGATGTCCGTCTTCGGGCGGGACGAGACCGTCACGATCACCCCGCTGCGCGCCTTCCCGGTGATCCGGGACCTGGTCACGGACGTGTCCTTCAACTACGCCAAGGCCCGCGAGGTCCCGGCCTTCGTGCCCCCGCCGGGGGTCGCCGCGGGCGAGTACCGGATGCAGCAGGTGGACGTGGAACGCTCACAGGAGTTCCGCAAGTGCATCGAGTGCTTCCTGTGCCAGGACACCTGCCACGTGGTGCGCGACCACGAGGAGAACAAGACCGTCTTCGCCGGCCCGCGCTTCCTGATGCGGGTCGCCGAGCTGGACATGCACCCGCTGGACGCGGCCGCGGACGCCGGCCTGGACCGCAAGCGCACCGCCCAGGAGGAACACGGCCTGGGCTACTGCAACATCACCAAGTGCTGCACGGAGGTCTGCCCCGAGGGCATCAAGATCACCGACAACGCCCTGATCCCGCTGAAGGAGCGGGCCGTGGACCGCAAGTACGACCCCCTGGTGTGGCTGGGGAACAAGATCCGGCGGCGTTCGGCCTCCGACCCCCGTTAG